GGCCATCAGCGCGCCGGACGCTAGCGACCTTGAGCATGGATCGGCGCTGTCGGAGCAGACAGCCCTGGCCGATCTTGCGGAGGCCCTGGACCTGTGGCGTGGCGAACCCGACATCGAAACGTCCCACCCACTCTCCCTGGCGATCGCGAACGAGTACGCCGAGGCGGTGCACGCGTTCGCCGCGCTCGCCCGTGAGGTCGGCGTACCGGAGCAGGCTCTGAAAACCCTGCGGGGCTTGACGTCTCGCCATGAACTCGACGAACCGCTGCACGCCGAGCTGATCCACACCCTTGCCGCGGCCGGGCGGCAGGCCGAGGCGCTCTCGGCGTACGACCGGATCCGTACGGCGCTCGCCGTGCAGCTCGGCATCGACCCCGGCGAACACCTCCGCGCGGCGCACCTGGCGGTGCTGCGCCAGCAGAGCTCGACGCGGCAGGTGGTCGCCCAGCAGGCGCCGTCGGCGCCACCGGACTTCGTTGGTCGCGTCGCCGAGTTGTCGACAATCTGCAATGCACTGGCGCGACCGGACGCGCTGTCGTCACGGGTCGTCCTCGTCAACGGCATCGCCGGCGTCGGCAAGACCGCCCTGGCCCTGACCGCCGCCCATCAGTTGCGCGAGGAGTACCCGGACGGCCAGCTGTACGCCGACCTGCGCGGCAACGACACCGTGAGTCCTGCGCCTCTGCAGGTCCTCGGCCGGTTCCTGCGCGCCCTCGGCGTCTCCAGCCGCCGGATCGGGACCGACGAGGCCGAGGCGGCCGCGCTGTTCCGCACCGAGCTTGCGGGCCGGCGGATCCTCGTCCTGCTCGACAACGCGCAGGACGCGGCCCAGGTCCGACCGCTCCTCCCGGGATCCGGACGCAGCGACGTCATCGTGACCAGCCGGCGACGGCTGCCGGAGCTGGACACCGCGGAGGTCGTCAACCTCGAACCACTCCCCCGCGACGACGCCGTCCGGCTGATCACCTCCACCGCGCGGATGGCCGGCACCGCGACGGACGAAGAAGTCGCAGCCCTAGCGGAGGCGTGCGCCCGTCTGCCTCTCGCGCTCCGCATCGCCGGCGCACGGCTCGCGACCCGGCGTGAGTGGACCGTCGCCGATCTGGCCCGCCGCCTGGACGACAGCAACCGCCGGCTGTCCGAGCTCAGCCTCGGCGAGTCCAGCGTGCTCAACAGCTTCCAGCTCAGCTACGCCGACCTGACTCCCGTCGCCCAGCGCGCGTTCCGGCTCTGCAGTCTGCATCCCGGCGACGACTTCAGTGCCGAGGGCACCGGAATCCTGCTCGGCGTACCGGCGCCCGACGCCGAACGGATTCTCGAGGACCTGCTCGAGGCGAACATGCTGATGCAGCACACCACGAACCGCTACCGCTTCCACGACCTGCTCGGCCTGTACGCCGGCCGCCTGCTCGCCGAGGATCCCGAGGCGGACCTCGCGCGCGACCGCCTCCACGCCTGGTACCTCGAGTCGGTGACGGCCGCGATCCACCTGACCTACCCGCAACTCGTGAGGCTCGGCGGCCATCCCGCACCGGATCGCCTGTTCCCGTCCGAAGCCGCGGCCCTCGACTGGCTGGACGACGAACTTCGCGGATTGCTGGCGGTCGTGCAGATCACCGCGGACTCCGGCGACCACCAGTTGGCCTGGCAGATCACAGACCAGCTCCGGGGCTACTACTGGATGCGCCGGGGCGCCGACGGATGGTTGCCGGCGGCACAGGCCGGGCTGGCGGCCGCCACGGCAGCAGGCAACGACCGCGCACGCGTGGCGATGTTGATGAATCGGGGCCAGGCGTTGTGGGCCGCCGGTCACGACGACGACTCGATGGCGGACTGCTTGGCCGGCCATGCCCTCGCGGTCGCCGTCGGCTGGAACACAGCCGCCGGTTACATGGCCCACCAGATCGGCTGGCTCCACCTGGAGCGAGGCACGCTCGACGAGGCCGCTCTCTGGATGAGCCGCGCGCTCGACTGGACCGAGGGCGAACCGCACAGCCATGTCCGGGCCATCGCGCTCAACGGCCTCGGCATGACCCGCCTGTACCAGGGCCGGCTGCGCGAGTCCGCGGACCTGCTCAGTACGGCGCTGGAGAAGTACGAGAACGCCCTCACGACGTCCGTCCTCACGATCAGCGGCAACCTGGCCAGCGCTCTGCGGCAGCTGGGTGAGGTCGACGGCGCGGCCGAGCTGCTCGACGAGGTCCTGAACGCGTACCGGCGGCGGTCGCATCCGCGCGGTGAATTGTCGACAATGGACGAGCTCGCTCGACTGCACCTCCAGCGCGGCAACGGAGCGACCGCACTCGACCTCGCTCAACGGGCCCACGACCTCGCAACCGCCCTGCAGGACCGCAAGGCCCAGGCCCAGACCGGAGCAACCGTCGCCCAGGCCCACCTGGCGCTCGGCGACATCGCAGCGGCCATCAAGCAGAGCGAAGAATGCCTGGCCATCGCCCGCGACCTCTACCCGTACATCGAAACCGAGGCCCTGCTAACCCTCGCCAAGGCCCTGCACCTCACCGGAGACCTCCACACAGCAACCGAACTCAACGCCGAAGCCAAAGCAATAGCCACCACCCGAGGCTTCCACCTCCTAGCCACCCAGGCCACCCACATCCACCACTAACAAATACCGACCCCCGCCCCTCTTCCAACTCCGTCCCCCCTCCCCACCTTCTTTCCTTCCCTAGAAACACCGACCCGCCAACTCGCCCCTTCCGTCCAGCCGCAATAAAGAGCCTTTGTCCCCACCTTTGGGTAGCGTCCTCGTCGTGAACGTTGGGGAACGCATCCAAGAGCTCGCTGACCAGATCGTGCAGCTGCGCGACGCCTACTACCGAGGCTCGCCCTCGGTGGCCGACGCCGAGTACGACGCGATCGAGGACGAGCTGCGCACACTCATCGCAGCCAACCCGTCACTGGCCCCGGATCCGAACCCGCTCGACCAGGTCGGTGCGCCGACGATCCTGCACGCCCCGGTCCGGCACTCGCGCCCGATGCTGTCGCTGGATAAGGCGACCCGCCCCGAGCAGGTCGAGGCCTTCTTCAACCGGTTCCCCGGTCGCTCGGTGGTCGTGATGCCGAAGCTGGACGGGCTGTCGCTGGCTCTGGTGTACGAGGACGGCCGGCTGGTTCGCGCGATCACCCGCGGCGACGGGACGACCGGTGACGACGTGACTCCCCTCGTGCGCGCGCTCGCCGACGGCGTACCGACGTCTGTCGATGCACCGGGTCGC
The Kribbella italica DNA segment above includes these coding regions:
- a CDS encoding BTAD domain-containing putative transcriptional regulator, with the translated sequence MSGFGELLRLFRRQSGITQRELADKAGLSTAAVRDLEQGRTKSPKPDSIDALAAVLTLNRHDTGELHAAARTHRSPATTPTGALRINVLGPLEVRYGDTPIAVNSAPQRTLLVRLALAAGTTVSQDELIDLLWPRDAPANAATLLQTRIARLRRLLESGRSSRATSPSANRSRSSDLSIVGNQAGYRLEATAETLDLLAFRELVAKATNPRLAPAAELRRPPAGRADLPHRTSAAASRSPLDESARDLATDEPPAEPSARDESARHLVADTTPAEPSPHNDPASHLAADEAPTERSPHDEPARHLATDEARANAAAAIDALPGALSGGVSNLVCPSAISAPDASDLEHGSALSEQTALADLAEALDLWRGEPDIETSHPLSLAIANEYAEAVHAFAALAREVGVPEQALKTLRGLTSRHELDEPLHAELIHTLAAAGRQAEALSAYDRIRTALAVQLGIDPGEHLRAAHLAVLRQQSSTRQVVAQQAPSAPPDFVGRVAELSTICNALARPDALSSRVVLVNGIAGVGKTALALTAAHQLREEYPDGQLYADLRGNDTVSPAPLQVLGRFLRALGVSSRRIGTDEAEAAALFRTELAGRRILVLLDNAQDAAQVRPLLPGSGRSDVIVTSRRRLPELDTAEVVNLEPLPRDDAVRLITSTARMAGTATDEEVAALAEACARLPLALRIAGARLATRREWTVADLARRLDDSNRRLSELSLGESSVLNSFQLSYADLTPVAQRAFRLCSLHPGDDFSAEGTGILLGVPAPDAERILEDLLEANMLMQHTTNRYRFHDLLGLYAGRLLAEDPEADLARDRLHAWYLESVTAAIHLTYPQLVRLGGHPAPDRLFPSEAAALDWLDDELRGLLAVVQITADSGDHQLAWQITDQLRGYYWMRRGADGWLPAAQAGLAAATAAGNDRARVAMLMNRGQALWAAGHDDDSMADCLAGHALAVAVGWNTAAGYMAHQIGWLHLERGTLDEAALWMSRALDWTEGEPHSHVRAIALNGLGMTRLYQGRLRESADLLSTALEKYENALTTSVLTISGNLASALRQLGEVDGAAELLDEVLNAYRRRSHPRGELSTMDELARLHLQRGNGATALDLAQRAHDLATALQDRKAQAQTGATVAQAHLALGDIAAAIKQSEECLAIARDLYPYIETEALLTLAKALHLTGDLHTATELNAEAKAIATTRGFHLLATQATHIHH